GGTCTCCTGCAGCACGTCCTCCGCCCGCGCCCTGTGGCCCACGAAGCGCAGGATGAAGTTGAACACCGGCGCGCGGTGCTTGCGCACCAACGCTTCGAACGCACGCGCGTTTCCCGCCTGGAAGGCGAGCATCAGCTGCTCGTCTGAGGTTTCGGGTGCCAAACTTCCCCCAGTGCCCATGAAGCCACGGGTGCCATCCCCTTCACCGCCCACGGCCTGTAACGGACAGCCGTGCGCGAAAGGTCTATTCCGGCCGTGGCCGCCGGTAAGTGGCGAGAATGACAGGGACCGCCACCCCTGTCACCAGAAGTGCCTGCGCCAGCAGCACCGCCGGTAGCGGGCGCTGCACATGCACGTACAGCGAGCGGCCGAGCCCCACTCCCAACAGGATGCCCGTCAGCGTGCGCACCGCGTTGGAACCCGAAGCGGGCCGGAAGCGTCCCACCGCCCAGTCCACGAGCGCGGGCAGCGTGAGCCCCAGCACCACCGGCACGTCCCACTCCCACTGGAGCGGCGCCTTCAGCGCGAACAGGCCGGCGAAGACGGCGGCGAGCACCGGGTACGTGCCCAGGCACCGCGCGCACACGCGCACGCCCGCGAGCACGTACGTGCGGTTGTACTCATCCGGGTGATGATGGCTGAGCCAGAACACCGGCACCTCCTCC
The sequence above is drawn from the Corallococcus sp. NCRR genome and encodes:
- a CDS encoding DUF2085 domain-containing protein — its product is MFWLSHHHPDEYNRTYVLAGVRVCARCLGTYPVLAAVFAGLFALKAPLQWEWDVPVVLGLTLPALVDWAVGRFRPASGSNAVRTLTGILLGVGLGRSLYVHVQRPLPAVLLAQALLVTGVAVPVILATYRRPRPE